TCATCATTATCTTTTTTATCTTTGGAATCACTATTATCATCTGTCTTGGTATCACTTCCCTCCATGGCCTTGGCAAACGCCTCAACATCTACATATCAGGACAAAACGACAACATAAACATCTGAGATCGCAAAAGGAGTTACCATGACTTAAAACACAGaacaattttatacatttaagaAGATTAAACCTGGTAGTCTGGCGAGACAAGATATTCTTCTTGAATAATTAGTGTTATCATACAATTTACCTCCTTTGTTAGCCGCATCCACTGCTTCAGAGGGCAGACCGAACTGGTTCATTAGAGGACCGAGCTGACCAGAAGCCAGTGCACTGCTGAACATACTCATTGCCTGTAAACAGATAAAAACAGCAGGAAAAGTCTCAGAATGAGCGGAAAGAATTGTAAAGAGTTTATGTAGGATTCATTTTAGAATTGCAGTCATTTAAATGCAATGTGTGTCTAATTCCTTTGTATATTTGTCTCCAGAAGTTACCTAAATGTGACAAATTCTCTCTTTGGGACTGCCCTCATTTGGGAAAAAAACGATTTATCaataaattaatgttttgtttttttctatttctgaaaatacacaagttttattttaggggtaaggttagtctatagtaaatataattaacATTCATAACtacaaaaacaatagaagtctatgtaTCATCATTAGGATAGCACAACGTGTGAGACTGTGACCTGCTGAAACTGTGGAGAGGTGAGTGTGTTCTGGATCTCATCAGCGCTCTGTGGCAGTGACTCTCCTGAAGGCAGGTAGGGCAACAGTCTCTGCTGCACATCAGAGTTAGCCAGAATAGGAGCCATGACATCAGGGGTCAACACACTTGCCAAGTCCACTACAGAGGGAGAGACAGGACAAGATTCAGAGAATAAGGAAAATGTTGTACCCTTCCTGctggctcatcctgacatgaccctccagcatgacaatgccacaagccatactgcttgttctgtgcttgatttcctgcaagacaggaatgtcagtgttctgccatggccagtgaagagcccggatctaaatcccattgagcacgtctgggacctgttggatcggagggtgagggctagggccattccccccagaaatgactgggaacttgcaagtgccttggtggaagattgaggtaacatctcacagcaagaactggcaaatctggtgcagtccatgaggaggagatgcactgcagtacttcatgcagctggtggccacaccagatactgactgttccattactgttagtcacatgtctgtgaaacttgttcagtttatatctcagttgttgaatcttttttatgttcatataaatatttacacgTGTTaagtttgctaaaaataaaagcagttgaaaatgacaggacgtttctttttttgctgagtttatatacacacacaatacttTGACGTTACAAACACATTGTGGCCTGCATGATGAAAAAAATTCTAATCAATACCACCCCCCCAACTGATTTTAAttggatttcaaaccacatatgaatACATATGACTGTTTGCATAAACtggatttcatgtggttttcTGCTGTTCATTCTATACGAACTGATTTAAATCAGATATTCCCACAAAAATAATCCAATTTAGGCTGTCAGTGTGTACAAAGTATTGCTGCACTTCACAACCGGTCTACATCAGCTCTGGTGCTCACCTCCTGGTCCCTCTGCAGCCATGGCAGGCACATTCATGGTGGCCAGAATGCTCTGTAAGTCACTTAGCTGAATGGGCTGTGTGCTGGAGGGCGCCCCTGCAGGTATGGAGGGGGTCTGGGCTGCAGGTGTGGTGGGGGTAACAGTGGGTGAGCTGGTGGAAGTGGCAGCAGGGGTTACCGGTGTGGTGGGTGCCTGGGTGGAGCTGAGCCGAGCGGCAGATCCAGAGGAGGGAGTGGCTGCTGCTGATTGGCTGCGGGAGCTGTGGAACGGGAGAGAGGGAGGAGTTCAGAAACAGAATTCAAATGTTATATTTACACACAGCAATAAGCAATCATAATGGCATAATACAGAAATCAAAGGATCTAGTAAAACATACCTAGAGGTTGAACTGCTTGTAGCAGGGCCTCCACTGCCCAAGAGACTGGCCAGACCTGGACCAGCTAAAGCACCAAGCCCTCCTAAAACACACATTAACAAAgacattttattacttttattatactaaatGAGCTTTCAATAACACACCTTTGAGTGCTGATTAGGTTAGGGCTTTGCGATATATTTCATCTTTTGTTGGCATTAAAAAAGTAACCAACATCATAGTGCGATTATTTTAATGTACTTTTCAATTGcccatttaaggaatattccaggttcaatacaatttaagctcaatcgacagcattcgtggcataatattgattaccacataaatttacttcgactcatccctccttttctttaaaagaagcaaaaatgttGGTTCCAGtgatgcatttacaatggaagtgaatggggcaatttttgaacattaaaataccttttcaaaagtatagccagaaaaCAAACAATgcatgttaatgtgattttagtgtgataaaatcacttactaac
The genomic region above belongs to Myxocyprinus asiaticus isolate MX2 ecotype Aquarium Trade chromosome 28, UBuf_Myxa_2, whole genome shotgun sequence and contains:
- the LOC127419113 gene encoding proteasomal ubiquitin receptor ADRM1-like isoform X2: MSSGALFPSLVSGSRSSSSKYLVEFRAGKMTLKGSTVTPDKRKGTVYIQQTDDSLIHFCWKDRTSGNVEDDLIIFPDDCEFKRVNQCTTGRVFVLKFKAGSKRLFFWMQEPKTDKDEEYCRKVNEYLNNPPMPGALGSGGGGSHELSALGGGLQSLLGNMSHNQLMQLIGPTGLGGLGGLGALAGPGLASLLGSGGPATSSSTSSSRSQSAAATPSSGSAARLSSTQAPTTPVTPAATSTSSPTVTPTTPAAQTPSIPAGAPSSTQPIQLSDLQSILATMNVPAMAAEGPGVDLASVLTPDVMAPILANSDVQQRLLPYLPSGESLPQSADEIQNTLTSPQFQQAMSMFSSALASGQLGPLMNQFGLPSEAVDAANKGDVEAFAKAMEGSDTKTDDNSDSKDKKDNDEDMSLD
- the LOC127419113 gene encoding proteasomal ubiquitin receptor ADRM1-like isoform X1, whose translation is MSSGALFPSLVSGSRSSSSKYLVEFRAGKMTLKGSTVTPDKRKGTVYIQQTDDSLIHFCWKDRTSGNVEDDLIIFPDDCEFKRVNQCTTGRVFVLKFKAGSKRLFFWMQEPKTDKDEEYCRKVNEYLNNPPMPGALGSGGGGSHELSALGGEGGLQSLLGNMSHNQLMQLIGPTGLGGLGGLGALAGPGLASLLGSGGPATSSSTSSSRSQSAAATPSSGSAARLSSTQAPTTPVTPAATSTSSPTVTPTTPAAQTPSIPAGAPSSTQPIQLSDLQSILATMNVPAMAAEGPGVDLASVLTPDVMAPILANSDVQQRLLPYLPSGESLPQSADEIQNTLTSPQFQQAMSMFSSALASGQLGPLMNQFGLPSEAVDAANKGDVEAFAKAMEGSDTKTDDNSDSKDKKDNDEDMSLD